GGCAAGGCAAGGGCTCGATTCTGATCAGTATCAAAGAAGCAGCTGGCGGCGCGGCCGGTGATCTTTCAACTTTGATTGGAGAACCAGTCACCGGCTCGAGTCAAATTGAGGGAGGATTGCGCTGATGGAAGAAGGGCAACTCGGCATCGGCGAAGAGTTGCGGGTCGAGCTGGTCGATTGTACGATCGTACAGGTACCACGAGGGTTGCTTGAAGAAGCGTTGAGAAATCTTCAAGGTGACAACGGTACGAATGACAATAGTGTAGCACGTGTGGCCGAACGCATCAAAGAAGTACTGAATGGCTGACCTCTCCATCAACGTCCAGCAGGACTCGTTCCGCGTCATGGACTTCGTCCTCGGCGCGGCGCTGGGCGTCGCTCTGTCTGCTGGCGCGATGGAGATCGCGAAGATTAGCGACAGTGTCCAGGCCGCGCTCGATCCTCCGCCCATCTTGTCGGTGCAAGTCGCCGATGAGGGCTGCAGACCGCTAGACCAAACCTACGGCGTCACTCGTTCCGTGCAATCGCAGAACGCGCGTTCTGCTGGGTTGCGCGAGGGCAACGTCAAGATTTCTGAGCAGCTGACGGTCCAGCGCACCCTTGATACTGGTCTCATCCAGGAGGTAATGCGCCTCGATGACTTCGGGCAAGTCGACCTGCGTGGTCTCGGAGCGTGGATTAAGATCACCGATACCGTCACGGCGGCGCTGGAATCGGGTGGAGATCTTTCAGTCGGGCCACTTACTGACTCACTGAAGATTGCGGACACTGTTGCTTCGATTCTTAATCCACTTCAGGCTAATCTATCTGAATCGCTAAAGATCGCCGACACTATTACTGTACTCAATACCGATCTTTTTACTACTCTGCTAGAAACGGTCACACTCGTTGATGCTGACCAAGATAACCAGGTCGAACTCGTAACGGATGAAACGATCCGGATTTCGGACGTCGTTCTTGGATCAACGCTTAACCCAGAGCAAACGAACCAATCGGAGTCATTAAAAGTTCAGGACACGGTCACGGCGGCAATGGGCAACGCCGGAGACCTGTCGATAACGGCAGGGTCCGAGAGTCTCAAGGTTTCTGACTCCGTAGTCACGCTCCTGAACCCGGAGCAGGCGTCGACGACGGAATCGCTCAAGATCGCAGACACCGTCACTGTTCTATTGAACCCAGAGCAGTCGAGTGGGTTTGATGAGTCGCTGAAGATCGTCGACGTTGTCCTTGGCCCGACGATCAATCCGGAGCAGGCCAACTCATCTGAGTCGCTGAAGGTCCAGGACACTCCGACGACGACACTTGATCCGGAGCAGATTTCGACGTCAGAATCGCTGAAGGTCCAGGACGTTGCCACGATTGTTCTCAATCCGCTGATCGCGACGACTCCAGCGACGGAGTCGATCAAGATCCAGGACACGGTCACGGCGGCGCTCTGGCTCGCGGCGTCAGGGTTCGACGAACTGCTGCACGTCCAGGATTTCCCGACGACCGACCTGTCGATCCTCGTTTCCGAACTCTTGTACGTCCAGGATCAGGTCACGGCCTCGGCCGGCACCGGAGTCTTGGTCGTCGAGAACCTGAAGGTTGCGGACAGCGTCAGCACGCTGTTGGACCCGGAGCAGGCAAGCGGCTTCGACGAGAGTTTGAAGATCGCGGACATCGTCACGGCGCAAATTACGCCGCTGCTCGCCGCGGGATTCGATGAATTGCTGCACGTCCATGACGCTGTTACGGGTCTGACGCTCAACCCGCTGCAGACTTCTGGGTTTAACGAATCGCTAAAGGTTCAGGACCAAATTCAGGTCGGCGCTAGCATCCAGGCCAGCACGAACGAATCGTGCAAGGTCTCCGACCAGGTGCTCGCGTCGCTGGACACGCTGCTCGCATCCATAACAGAGTCGTGCAAGGTCGCGGACTCGGCTTCGACACTTGTTACACCGCTGTTGGCGTCTGGATTCGACGAGCAGGCGAAGGTTTCCGACGCCGTCGTGCCTTCCATCACACCACTGCTCGCGCAGGTCTCAGAGCTGCTGCACGTCGAGGACAAGCAGCCGAATTTCGCGGGTCCAACCATCATCGACGTGGAAGGTTCGTACGTCACGAAGGTCGACGTTGGAGGTTCTTACCTACCGCACGTCGACGTGCAAGGACAGGTGGAGTGATGGCAGTGATGACGTCCATCGGAGGGAACGGGGCGCTCTTCGTCGGCGAGGACAAAGTGTTCCGCCTCAAGAACGTCGTGGACGAGAACAACGTCTTGGTCGACATGACCGGATGGTCGGTGCTGTTCGACGTGCGCGCGAAGACGACGTCGTCGGACCCGGCCCTCATCTCGATTAACGCGACGCCGGTCGGCGTCTACAATGTCAATCCTGTCTTGAACACGCAGATGTGGGTGGCTCCCGTCTCGGACGACTTGCTGAACTTGTTCAAGGCGAAGACGTACCAATACTCTTGGAAGCGCATGGACGCTGGCGTCGAGACCGTGCTGGCCTACGGTCCAATGGCGCCAGAGAAAGCGACGGCTCCCTAATGCCAACGATCATCTCGACTCCCGGCGCATCGAACGCGAACAGCTACCTGACGGTCGTCGAGGCTGACGCCTACTACGACACGCGCGTGCCGGGCGTCGTGTTCGACGCGTGGGACGGCGCCGACAGCAAGGAGGCGCTGCTGATCAACGCGACGCGCATGCTCGACAAGCTCCTCTTGCCCGACGTCAAGGAGTTGTTCTATCAGAACGGCGTCGCCTACTACCGCGTGCATCCAGCGTGGACCGGGCTGCCGGCGACGACGGTGCAGCGACTGTGCTGGCCGCGCTCTAGCATGTTCGATCAGAACGGCAATGCGATCGGCACGAACGTCATCCCCGAGGATTTGAAGTTTGCGACGGCGGAGTTCGCCGGGCAACTTGGAGTCGCGGATCGTCAGTTAGACAACGACGTCGTTCTGCAGGGATTGAAGTCGGTGAAGGCTGGCAGCGTCGCGCTGTCGTTCGATACGGCTGGACTTTCCGTCTCGTATGTCATCCCGGCGGCGGTCTACAACCTGCTCGTGCCCAGCTGGTACACGAACGAGACGTACGAACCAGCGCAGGTCTCGATCTTCGGCGTTATCACGCAGGACAG
The sequence above is drawn from the Gemmatimonadota bacterium genome and encodes:
- a CDS encoding DnaT-like ssDNA-binding protein, giving the protein MPTIISTPGASNANSYLTVVEADAYYDTRVPGVVFDAWDGADSKEALLINATRMLDKLLLPDVKELFYQNGVAYYRVHPAWTGLPATTVQRLCWPRSSMFDQNGNAIGTNVIPEDLKFATAEFAGQLGVADRQLDNDVVLQGLKSVKAGSVALSFDTAGLSVSYVIPAAVYNLLVPSWYTNETYEPAQVSIFGVITQDSL